A window of Streptomyces gilvosporeus contains these coding sequences:
- a CDS encoding ATP-binding protein produces the protein MPSGPPAEPPEELTSPPAYEAAWRFTAPALESSVPQARHAVRDLLTEQRVPVAADIMDGLLLIVSELVTNAVQHAALLSPEIAVELTIGPNWLRVAVEDNHPYRPKALEADEGDVGGRGLWLVKVLTAQAGGKCDVEHTASGGKAIWAELPLAPLATSPPRFP, from the coding sequence ATGCCTTCCGGACCCCCCGCAGAACCCCCCGAGGAGCTGACCTCCCCGCCGGCGTACGAGGCTGCCTGGCGGTTCACCGCCCCGGCGCTGGAGTCGTCGGTGCCGCAGGCGCGCCACGCGGTACGGGATCTGCTCACCGAACAGCGCGTGCCGGTGGCCGCCGACATCATGGACGGTCTGCTGCTGATCGTCTCCGAGCTGGTCACCAACGCCGTCCAGCACGCCGCCCTGCTCTCGCCCGAGATCGCCGTGGAGCTGACGATCGGGCCGAACTGGCTGCGCGTCGCCGTCGAGGACAACCACCCCTACCGCCCCAAGGCGCTGGAGGCGGACGAGGGCGATGTCGGCGGCCGCGGCCTGTGGCTGGTCAAGGTGCTGACCGCGCAGGCCGGCGGCAAATGCGATGTCGAGCACACCGCGAGCGGCGGCAAGGCCATCTGGGCCGAGCTGCCGCTCGCTCCGCTCGCTACCAGCCCGCCGAGGTTCCCGTGA